One segment of Anopheles stephensi strain Indian chromosome 3, UCI_ANSTEP_V1.0, whole genome shotgun sequence DNA contains the following:
- the LOC118513524 gene encoding ATP-binding cassette sub-family G member 1 isoform X2, translating into MDVTFDNITYTVSTGKREKKTVLNGVSGRFQSGELTAIMGPSGAGKSSLLNILTGYTTQGVKGTLAFGSSGSTNRKLCSYILQEDYLQPLFTVHEIMLMACDLKVSSDSLNHSEKLRLVDKILDTLQLSYCKQTRCGSLSGGQRKRLSIALELIDNPPILFLDEPTTGLDSSSSLYTIKLLQGLAREGRTIVCTIHQPSATVYEMFDHVYVLAEGHCVYQGSALNTVPYLRSVGLHCPAYHNAADYLLEVTNKEYGNFTKALAKAATDPSWRLGPLVPVVDRLAVGVPVSPPAYDSNHNDAIYQGHRKEVEPLTVTVKQLPAKLDQQQHQQHRPSEFAKLLILMKRSNIQLYRDWTVTHLKLFVHIVCAIVIGLLFGDSGINATKSISNVASFLVHILYLWYTTLMPGVLKYPYEMNILKKESFNRWYKIRTYFVASMLTSLPVQIFFSIVYASIVYAMTYQPCELERYLMFTAVLVLNTIVADGFGLFLGTFLNEINGTFIGAIMTCFMFVFCGFLIMFSHMSDAMRGISYLSSHRYSFEALVLTAYDDSRTDLVCPKDEMYCHYVKANTILRELGVVSGNYLFNVVTLVVHFVAIKVVGFWTLKRKLRMG; encoded by the exons aaaagaaaaccgtcCTCAATGGCGTTTCGGGACGGTTTCAGTCGGGTGAGCTGACCGCCATCATGGGTCCGTCCGGTGCAGGCAAATCTTCCTTACTGAACATCCTTACCGGTTACAC GACACAGGGAGTTAAGGGAACGCTTGCGTtcggcagcagtggcagcacaAATCGCAAGCTGTGCAGCTACATTCTGCAGGAGGACTATCTTCAGCCACTCTTCACCGTGCACGAGATAATGCTGATGGCCTGCGATCTGAAGGTTTCGTCCGACAGTCTTAACCACAGCGAAAAGCTACGGCTG GTTGACAAAATTCTCGACACGTTACAGTTGAGCTACTGCAAGCAGACGCGCTGTGGCAGTTTGTCCGGTGGCCAACGGAAGCGTCTATCAATCGCACTGGAGCTTATCGATAATCCGCCAATCCTATTTCTGGACGAACCGACCAC CGGGTTGGATAGCTCATCATCGCTGTACACCATCAAACTGCTGCAGGGGTTGGCCCGCGAAGGGCGTACCATCGTGTGCACGATCCATCAGCCATCTGCAACGGTTTACGAAATGTTTGACCACGTGTACGTGCTGGCTGAGGGCCACTGCGTCTATCAGGGCTCGGCCCTGAACACCGTACCGTACCTGCGCTCGGTCGGGCTCCACTGTCCAGCGTATCACAATGCGGCCGATTACT TGCTCGAGGTCACCAACAAGGAGTACGGTAACTTCACCAAAGCGCTGGCAAAGGCTGCAACCGATCCGAGCTGGCGGCTGGGCCCGCTAGTTCCGGTGGTGGATCGGCTGGCCGTTGGGGTACCGGTCAGCCCGCCGGCCTATGACAGCAATCACAACGACGCCATCTATCAGGGCCACCGGAAGGAAGTGGAACCGCTGACCGTAACGGTGAAGCAGCTGCCGGCCAAGctggaccagcagcagcaccaacagcaccgACCGTCCGAGTTTGCCAAACTGTTGATCCTGATGAAGCGTTCCAACATTCAGCTGTACCGTGACTGG ACGGTGACACATCTGAAGCTGTTTGTTCACATCGTGTGTGCCATCGTGATTGGATTGCTGTTCGGCGATTCGGGAATTAACGCAACGAAATCGATCTCGAACGTGGCCTCGTTTCTGGTGCACATACTGTACCTGTGGTACACGACACTGATGCCCGGCGTACTGAAAT ATCCGTACGAAATGAATATCTTGAAGAAGGAATCGTTCAACCGGTGGTACAAAATACGAACGTATTTCGTGGCTTCCATGCTGACGTCGCTACCAGTCCAG ATCTTCTTTTCGATTGTTTACGCCTCGATTGTCTACGCGATGACGTACCAACCGTGCGAGCTGGAGCGATATCTCATGTTTACGGCCGTGCTGGTGCTCAACACCATCGTTGCCGATGGGTTCGGTCTGTTTCTGGGCACGTTCCTGAACGAAATC AACGGAACGTTCATCGGTGCCATCATGACCTGCTtcatgtttgtgttttgcggTTTTCTCATCATGTTCAGCCACATGTCGGATGCGATGCGGGGCATCAGCTACCTTTCGTCCCACCGCTACAGCTTCGAGGCCCTCGTGCTGACCGCCTACGATGACAGCCGGACCGACCTGGTGTGCCCGAAGGACGAGATGTACTGTCATTACGT GAAAGCCAACACGATACTACGGGAGCTGGGTGTGGTGTCCGGCAACTATCTGTTCAACGTGGTAACGCTGGTCGTGCATTTCGTTGCAATTAAGGTGGTCGGTTTCTGGACGCTGAAGCGCAAGCTGAGGATGGGCTGA
- the LOC118513524 gene encoding ATP-binding cassette sub-family G member 1 isoform X1, translating to MPLLAECLSKSLAISCAVIKSRYLSRFVDQSEKKTVLNGVSGRFQSGELTAIMGPSGAGKSSLLNILTGYTTQGVKGTLAFGSSGSTNRKLCSYILQEDYLQPLFTVHEIMLMACDLKVSSDSLNHSEKLRLVDKILDTLQLSYCKQTRCGSLSGGQRKRLSIALELIDNPPILFLDEPTTGLDSSSSLYTIKLLQGLAREGRTIVCTIHQPSATVYEMFDHVYVLAEGHCVYQGSALNTVPYLRSVGLHCPAYHNAADYLLEVTNKEYGNFTKALAKAATDPSWRLGPLVPVVDRLAVGVPVSPPAYDSNHNDAIYQGHRKEVEPLTVTVKQLPAKLDQQQHQQHRPSEFAKLLILMKRSNIQLYRDWTVTHLKLFVHIVCAIVIGLLFGDSGINATKSISNVASFLVHILYLWYTTLMPGVLKYPYEMNILKKESFNRWYKIRTYFVASMLTSLPVQIFFSIVYASIVYAMTYQPCELERYLMFTAVLVLNTIVADGFGLFLGTFLNEINGTFIGAIMTCFMFVFCGFLIMFSHMSDAMRGISYLSSHRYSFEALVLTAYDDSRTDLVCPKDEMYCHYVKANTILRELGVVSGNYLFNVVTLVVHFVAIKVVGFWTLKRKLRMG from the exons aaaagaaaaccgtcCTCAATGGCGTTTCGGGACGGTTTCAGTCGGGTGAGCTGACCGCCATCATGGGTCCGTCCGGTGCAGGCAAATCTTCCTTACTGAACATCCTTACCGGTTACAC GACACAGGGAGTTAAGGGAACGCTTGCGTtcggcagcagtggcagcacaAATCGCAAGCTGTGCAGCTACATTCTGCAGGAGGACTATCTTCAGCCACTCTTCACCGTGCACGAGATAATGCTGATGGCCTGCGATCTGAAGGTTTCGTCCGACAGTCTTAACCACAGCGAAAAGCTACGGCTG GTTGACAAAATTCTCGACACGTTACAGTTGAGCTACTGCAAGCAGACGCGCTGTGGCAGTTTGTCCGGTGGCCAACGGAAGCGTCTATCAATCGCACTGGAGCTTATCGATAATCCGCCAATCCTATTTCTGGACGAACCGACCAC CGGGTTGGATAGCTCATCATCGCTGTACACCATCAAACTGCTGCAGGGGTTGGCCCGCGAAGGGCGTACCATCGTGTGCACGATCCATCAGCCATCTGCAACGGTTTACGAAATGTTTGACCACGTGTACGTGCTGGCTGAGGGCCACTGCGTCTATCAGGGCTCGGCCCTGAACACCGTACCGTACCTGCGCTCGGTCGGGCTCCACTGTCCAGCGTATCACAATGCGGCCGATTACT TGCTCGAGGTCACCAACAAGGAGTACGGTAACTTCACCAAAGCGCTGGCAAAGGCTGCAACCGATCCGAGCTGGCGGCTGGGCCCGCTAGTTCCGGTGGTGGATCGGCTGGCCGTTGGGGTACCGGTCAGCCCGCCGGCCTATGACAGCAATCACAACGACGCCATCTATCAGGGCCACCGGAAGGAAGTGGAACCGCTGACCGTAACGGTGAAGCAGCTGCCGGCCAAGctggaccagcagcagcaccaacagcaccgACCGTCCGAGTTTGCCAAACTGTTGATCCTGATGAAGCGTTCCAACATTCAGCTGTACCGTGACTGG ACGGTGACACATCTGAAGCTGTTTGTTCACATCGTGTGTGCCATCGTGATTGGATTGCTGTTCGGCGATTCGGGAATTAACGCAACGAAATCGATCTCGAACGTGGCCTCGTTTCTGGTGCACATACTGTACCTGTGGTACACGACACTGATGCCCGGCGTACTGAAAT ATCCGTACGAAATGAATATCTTGAAGAAGGAATCGTTCAACCGGTGGTACAAAATACGAACGTATTTCGTGGCTTCCATGCTGACGTCGCTACCAGTCCAG ATCTTCTTTTCGATTGTTTACGCCTCGATTGTCTACGCGATGACGTACCAACCGTGCGAGCTGGAGCGATATCTCATGTTTACGGCCGTGCTGGTGCTCAACACCATCGTTGCCGATGGGTTCGGTCTGTTTCTGGGCACGTTCCTGAACGAAATC AACGGAACGTTCATCGGTGCCATCATGACCTGCTtcatgtttgtgttttgcggTTTTCTCATCATGTTCAGCCACATGTCGGATGCGATGCGGGGCATCAGCTACCTTTCGTCCCACCGCTACAGCTTCGAGGCCCTCGTGCTGACCGCCTACGATGACAGCCGGACCGACCTGGTGTGCCCGAAGGACGAGATGTACTGTCATTACGT GAAAGCCAACACGATACTACGGGAGCTGGGTGTGGTGTCCGGCAACTATCTGTTCAACGTGGTAACGCTGGTCGTGCATTTCGTTGCAATTAAGGTGGTCGGTTTCTGGACGCTGAAGCGCAAGCTGAGGATGGGCTGA